Proteins encoded in a region of the Polyodon spathula isolate WHYD16114869_AA chromosome 41, ASM1765450v1, whole genome shotgun sequence genome:
- the timm22 gene encoding mitochondrial import inner membrane translocase subunit Tim22: protein MPTVCISIMAAHSGSSSVSTSPGSPPVAGSSSEDAPLQYSLILNHLIGDKRQARELNPAVMGGFPNPHKSEEQKMIERGMESCAFKAALACVGGFVLGGAFGVFTAGIDTNVGFDPKDPLRTPTAKEVLKDMGQRGMSYAKNFAIVGAMFSCSECLIESYRGKSDWKNAVLSGCVTGGAIGFRAGLKAGVLGCGGFAAFSAAIEYYLH from the exons ATGCCTACTGTCTGCATTTCCATCATGGCGGCGCACAGCGGCAGCAGCTCCGTTTCGACCTCTCCAGGGTCTCCCCCGGTTGCGGGGTCGAGTTCCGAGGACGCCCCGCTGCAGTACAGCCTCATCCTGAATCACCTGATCGGGGATAAGCGGCAGGCACGGGAGCTGAACCCCGCCGTGATGGGGGGTTTCCCGAATCCGCACAAAAGCGAGGAGCAAAAGATGATCGAGAGAGGCATGGAGAGCTGCGCCTTTAAAGCGGCACTAGCGTGTGTCGGAG gttttgttttgggcGGAGCGTTTGGTGTGTTTACAGCTGGGATTGATACCAATGTCGGCTTTGACCCCAAGGACCCATTAAGAACACCGACAGCGAAGGAAGTTCTCAAGGACATGGGGCAAAGAGGGATGTCTTATGCCAAAAACTTTGCCATTGTGGGGGCCATGTTTTCCTGCTCAGAGTGCTTGATAGAGTCA TATCGAGGGAAGTCAGACTGGAAGAATGCTGTTCTCAGTGGATGTGTCACAGGGGGTGCCATTGGATTCAGAG ctgGGTTGAAAGCTGGAGTCCTCGGATGTGGAGGCTTTGCTGCTTTTTCTGCAGCGATCGAGTATTACCTGCATTAA
- the LOC121305047 gene encoding cytospin-B-like isoform X1, with translation MKGAAKGGLAKPGLQCPEKGRPVPAAIGGMKTSKSSSSLSSEVRLSKLKRASSDDTLAKPGLGSALATSRMRKTTTTGAISELAEARPRGIPGKELQRGATDCHSAHVCYFAV, from the exons ATGAAGGGAGCTGCAAAGGGAGGCCTGGCCAAGCCTGGGCTCCAGTGCCCTGAGAAAGGGAGGCCAGTCCCCGCCGCCATTGGCGGGATGAAGACCTCCAAATCATCCAGCTCACTCTCTTCAGAGGTGCGGCTCAGTAAG CTGAAGAGAGCCAGCAGTGATGACACGTTGGCTAAGCCAGGGTTGGGTTCGGCACTGGCTACCTCCAGGATGAGGAAGACCACCACCACCGGGGCGATCTCCGAGCTTGCTGAGGCCAGACCACGGGGTATCCCAGGTAAAGAGCTGCAAAGAGGAGCAACTGACTGCCATTCAGCACATGTTTGTTATTTTGCAGTGTGA
- the LOC121305047 gene encoding cytospin-B-like isoform X2 encodes MKGAAKGGLAKPGLQCPEKGRPVPAAIGGMKTSKSSSSLSSELKRASSDDTLAKPGLGSALATSRMRKTTTTGAISELAEARPRGIPGKELQRGATDCHSAHVCYFAV; translated from the exons ATGAAGGGAGCTGCAAAGGGAGGCCTGGCCAAGCCTGGGCTCCAGTGCCCTGAGAAAGGGAGGCCAGTCCCCGCCGCCATTGGCGGGATGAAGACCTCCAAATCATCCAGCTCACTCTCTTCAGAG CTGAAGAGAGCCAGCAGTGATGACACGTTGGCTAAGCCAGGGTTGGGTTCGGCACTGGCTACCTCCAGGATGAGGAAGACCACCACCACCGGGGCGATCTCCGAGCTTGCTGAGGCCAGACCACGGGGTATCCCAGGTAAAGAGCTGCAAAGAGGAGCAACTGACTGCCATTCAGCACATGTTTGTTATTTTGCAGTGTGA